One genomic region from Prochlorococcus marinus CUG1433 encodes:
- a CDS encoding endonuclease MutS2, whose product MPEKSYSKKSYSDNTLEEESINLLEWDSLKTHLSSFASTEMGKRAILSFGIPSEYEASKRLLNETVEINELENNLDKSISFSGVFDISRNIEICSKGGVIGSSELLEIAKTIAAARNLKKILLDFEERPYISSFTKNLIDHKNIEIIFKSGIESNGRISDNASNQLSILRKELLSKKLERKILVEKFIQKNLAYLQDTTIGDRYGRPVLAVKVNYLDKFKGIIHDSSSSGNTVYFEPESVVIKGNKIASLEARITAEEFKLLKKWSQVVSDNSESLIEMASILLRLENALTRSRYSKWIGGKPPTFDKNPIISLIGFSHPLLIWEHKKKGAPPPVAVDFHINRNIKVVAITGPNTGGKTAALKGLGLSLLMARAGLLIPSINNPIIPFCPNIYVDIGDNQSLEENLSTFSGHISRIKEILDSLDNKKGLSVVLLDEIGSGTDPLEGSALAMALLKEFANKSDITLATTHYGDIKALKYNDSRFENVSVAFDEDSLKPKYILNWGIPGRSNALSISKRIGLDESILNEAASYLKPKEVDNINSIIKGLEEERIKQQNSAEEAAELIARTEILHDELKRNYEYQKINAEKIQEIERSKLSKHIVSAKKEVIDLIKKLRDKNVNGEDTRIIGKRLKEIEMEHLTQKKFEKSISWNPQVGDFVKIKSLNSTGQIVDLDKKGGFYEVKCGAFRSTLSVNDFEGINGEKPNFKMSKIEINSTREDFSFSKIRTSKNTIDVRGLRVHEAEIIIEEKIRKFHGPLWIVHGIGTGKLKKGLRNWLSGLNYVDKIEDAANNEGGPGCSIAWIK is encoded by the coding sequence ATGCCAGAGAAAAGTTATTCAAAAAAATCATATTCAGATAACACGTTAGAAGAAGAATCTATAAACCTTTTAGAATGGGATTCATTAAAAACGCATTTATCTTCGTTCGCCTCAACGGAAATGGGTAAACGAGCAATTTTAAGTTTTGGTATTCCTTCAGAATACGAAGCCTCTAAAAGACTTTTGAATGAAACTGTTGAAATAAATGAGCTAGAAAATAATTTAGATAAATCAATTAGTTTTTCTGGTGTTTTTGATATTAGTAGAAATATTGAAATTTGTTCCAAGGGAGGTGTAATTGGATCTTCTGAATTGTTAGAGATAGCGAAAACAATTGCTGCAGCAAGAAATTTAAAAAAAATTTTATTAGATTTTGAAGAAAGGCCTTATATTTCATCATTTACAAAAAATTTAATTGACCATAAGAATATCGAAATTATTTTTAAAAGTGGCATTGAATCTAATGGAAGGATTTCAGACAATGCAAGTAATCAACTATCTATTCTTAGAAAAGAATTATTATCTAAGAAACTTGAAAGAAAAATATTAGTTGAGAAATTTATTCAAAAGAATTTAGCTTATTTGCAAGATACTACTATTGGAGATCGATATGGTAGGCCTGTTTTAGCAGTCAAAGTTAATTATCTAGATAAATTTAAAGGCATAATTCATGACTCTTCATCCTCAGGAAATACAGTATATTTTGAGCCTGAAAGTGTAGTTATTAAAGGAAATAAGATTGCTTCTTTAGAGGCTAGGATCACAGCAGAAGAATTTAAATTACTAAAGAAATGGTCCCAAGTTGTTAGTGATAATTCAGAAAGTCTTATTGAAATGGCATCCATTTTATTGAGATTAGAAAATGCTCTAACTCGTTCAAGATATTCGAAATGGATAGGAGGGAAACCTCCTACCTTTGATAAAAATCCTATTATTTCTTTAATTGGTTTTTCTCATCCGTTATTGATTTGGGAACACAAGAAAAAAGGAGCTCCTCCTCCAGTGGCTGTCGATTTTCACATAAATAGAAATATTAAGGTTGTAGCTATTACAGGTCCAAATACTGGAGGTAAAACGGCAGCTTTAAAAGGTTTGGGGTTGTCTTTACTTATGGCTAGAGCAGGATTATTGATACCCTCAATTAATAACCCTATTATCCCTTTTTGTCCAAATATATATGTGGATATAGGAGATAATCAATCATTAGAAGAAAATTTATCTACCTTCAGTGGGCATATATCCCGCATAAAAGAGATATTGGATTCACTTGATAATAAAAAAGGATTATCTGTTGTTTTGTTAGATGAGATTGGATCTGGTACAGATCCTCTTGAAGGAAGTGCTCTTGCGATGGCTTTATTAAAAGAGTTTGCAAATAAATCTGATATCACTTTAGCAACTACACATTATGGAGATATTAAGGCTCTTAAATATAATGACTCAAGATTTGAAAACGTATCAGTCGCCTTTGATGAGGATTCTTTGAAGCCAAAGTATATACTCAACTGGGGTATTCCTGGGAGAAGTAATGCTTTGTCAATTTCAAAGAGAATTGGTCTCGATGAAAGCATACTTAATGAAGCGGCTAGTTATCTAAAGCCAAAAGAGGTTGATAATATTAACAGTATTATTAAAGGACTTGAAGAAGAGAGGATTAAGCAACAAAATTCTGCAGAAGAGGCTGCAGAACTGATTGCAAGGACTGAAATATTACATGATGAACTGAAGAGAAATTATGAATATCAAAAAATAAATGCTGAAAAAATCCAAGAAATTGAGAGGTCTAAATTATCAAAACATATTGTATCCGCTAAAAAAGAGGTAATAGATTTAATTAAAAAATTAAGAGATAAAAATGTTAATGGAGAGGATACGAGAATTATTGGAAAAAGATTAAAGGAAATTGAGATGGAACATTTAACCCAAAAAAAATTTGAAAAGTCAATATCATGGAATCCTCAAGTAGGCGATTTTGTAAAAATTAAAAGTCTAAATAGTACGGGACAAATTGTAGATTTAGATAAAAAAGGTGGTTTTTACGAAGTTAAATGCGGTGCATTCAGAAGCACATTATCTGTAAATGACTTTGAAGGTATTAATGGAGAAAAGCCTAATTTCAAAATGTCAAAGATTGAGATCAACTCTACAAGAGAAGATTTTTCTTTTTCTAAAATTAGAACGAGTAAAAATACAATTGACGTAAGAGGTCTAAGAGTTCATGAAGCCGAAATAATTATTGAGGAAAAAATTAGAAAATTTCATGGACCGCTATGGATTGTTCATGGAATTGGAACAGGGAAATTAAAAAAAGGACTAAGAAATTGGTTATCAGGTTTAAATTATGTTGATAAGATTGAAGATGCTGCCAATAACGAGGGTGGACCTGGTTGCAGTATTGCGTGGATAAAATAA
- a CDS encoding VOC family protein, whose protein sequence is MKFSQGVNRIGHIALRVENLERAKSFYIKLGMNLVWDDKDWSYLEAGKGKDGLALLGPSYKSAGPHFAFHFENKKEVENIQNDLKNSGVKVGPLHEHRDGTASFYMKDTEGNWLEMLYVPPEGIQSNV, encoded by the coding sequence TTGAAGTTTTCACAAGGAGTAAATAGGATTGGTCACATTGCACTTAGAGTAGAGAATCTCGAAAGGGCGAAATCTTTTTATATAAAGCTCGGTATGAATTTAGTTTGGGACGATAAAGATTGGTCTTATTTAGAAGCTGGTAAAGGGAAAGATGGACTTGCGTTGTTAGGCCCTAGCTATAAATCTGCGGGACCTCACTTTGCTTTTCATTTTGAAAATAAAAAAGAAGTGGAAAATATTCAAAATGATTTAAAAAATTCTGGTGTAAAAGTTGGTCCTTTACATGAACATAGAGATGGAACAGCATCTTTTTATATGAAAGATACTGAAGGAAACTGGCTCGAGATGCTTTATGTTCCTCCTGAAGGGATTCAATCGAATGTTTGA
- the hemB gene encoding porphobilinogen synthase, whose amino-acid sequence MNSIIRPRRLRRTEAIREMVRENHLKASDFIYPLFIHEKDFKEEISAMPGIYRWDINGLIKEVTRAWELGIRCVVLFPKINDSLKTEDGAECFNDDGLIPKAIRILKKEIPEMAIMTDVALDPYSCDGHDGLVDETGKILNDETIEILKKQALTQARAGADFIGPSDMMDGRVGAIRTVLDSQGFSDVGIISYTAKYSSAYYGPFRTALDSAPRENSKKIIPDNKSTYQMDPANSKEALIESALDQYEGADILMVKPGISYLDIVYRLSTFSNKPIAAYNVSGEYSMVKSAAMKNWINEKDIVLETLLSFKRAGAKLILTYHACDASQWLQDT is encoded by the coding sequence ATGAATTCGATTATTCGTCCTAGAAGATTAAGAAGAACAGAGGCAATTAGAGAAATGGTTCGAGAAAATCATCTAAAAGCATCGGACTTTATATATCCATTATTTATTCATGAAAAAGATTTTAAAGAGGAAATTTCAGCAATGCCTGGAATTTATAGATGGGATATTAATGGCTTAATAAAGGAGGTTACTAGGGCATGGGAATTGGGAATAAGATGTGTGGTTCTTTTCCCAAAAATTAACGATAGCTTAAAGACTGAAGATGGAGCAGAATGTTTTAATGATGACGGCTTAATACCTAAAGCTATTCGAATATTAAAAAAAGAGATTCCAGAAATGGCAATAATGACAGATGTTGCTTTGGACCCATACTCTTGTGATGGTCATGATGGATTAGTTGATGAAACTGGAAAAATATTGAACGACGAAACAATCGAAATTTTAAAAAAACAAGCTTTAACACAAGCAAGAGCTGGAGCAGATTTTATTGGCCCTAGTGACATGATGGATGGGCGAGTTGGAGCAATCAGAACTGTTCTTGATAGTCAAGGATTTAGTGATGTAGGTATTATTAGTTACACAGCAAAATATTCATCTGCTTATTATGGACCATTTAGAACTGCTTTAGATTCTGCTCCTAGAGAAAATAGTAAGAAAATAATTCCAGATAATAAGTCTACATATCAAATGGACCCTGCCAATTCAAAAGAGGCTTTAATTGAATCTGCATTGGATCAGTATGAAGGAGCTGATATTTTGATGGTAAAACCAGGAATTTCATACTTGGATATTGTTTATAGATTAAGCACTTTTTCAAATAAACCAATAGCTGCATACAACGTTAGTGGGGAATATTCTATGGTCAAGTCTGCTGCTATGAAGAACTGGATTAACGAAAAAGATATTGTATTAGAAACATTGCTTAGTTTTAAAAGAGCAGGAGCAAAATTAATACTCACTTATCATGCTTGTGATGCATCTCAATGGTTGCAGGATACTTAA
- a CDS encoding SulP family inorganic anion transporter — MKIINGFHLKNVRGDILGGITAAVVALPLALAFGNAALGPGGAIYGLYGAVVVGFLAALFGGTPAQVSGPTGPMSVTVAGVVAGLAAVGVPRDLSAGQILPLVMAAVVIGGLLQILFGILKLGKYITLVPYSVVSGFMSGIGVIIIALQIGPLLGISTRGGVVESLTTVFSNFQPNGAAIGVAIMTLGIVFLTPRKISQWVPSPLLALLIVTPISILIFGDGAIDRIGEIPRGVPSLNFPSFNQYFPIIFKAGLVLAVLGAIDSLLTSLVADNISQTKHNSDRELIGQGIGNAVAGLFSGLPGAGATMRTVINVKSGGSTPISGMVHSVVLLIVLVGAGPLAEQIPTALLAGILIKVGLDIIDWGFLRRAHKLSLKTSVVMYGVLLMTVFWDLIWAVLVGVFIANMLTIDSITETQLEGMDEDNPLSEDDQAKNALPADEKALLDRCSGEVMLFRLKGPLSFGAAKGISERMMLVRNYKVLILDITDVPRLGVTATLAIEDMMQEAKNNSRKAFVAGANEKVKDRLAKFGVEGIIETRKEALETALNEIAL; from the coding sequence TTGAAAATAATTAATGGATTTCATCTGAAAAATGTGAGGGGCGATATTCTTGGAGGTATAACAGCCGCAGTAGTGGCTTTACCTCTCGCTCTTGCTTTTGGTAATGCTGCTTTAGGACCTGGTGGAGCAATTTATGGACTATATGGAGCAGTAGTAGTTGGCTTTTTAGCAGCATTATTCGGCGGAACACCTGCTCAGGTTAGTGGACCTACCGGTCCCATGAGTGTAACTGTTGCTGGTGTAGTAGCAGGCTTAGCAGCAGTAGGGGTTCCAAGAGATCTTTCTGCAGGACAAATTTTACCCTTAGTTATGGCAGCGGTAGTCATTGGCGGCTTACTGCAAATATTATTCGGGATTCTAAAACTAGGTAAATATATTACTTTAGTTCCATATTCTGTTGTTTCAGGATTTATGTCTGGTATTGGAGTAATAATCATTGCGCTTCAGATTGGACCATTACTTGGAATTAGTACTAGAGGTGGAGTAGTCGAATCTTTAACTACTGTATTTTCAAATTTTCAGCCCAACGGTGCTGCTATTGGAGTAGCAATAATGACACTAGGTATAGTATTTCTTACTCCTAGAAAAATAAGTCAGTGGGTTCCTTCTCCTCTCTTAGCACTATTGATAGTTACCCCAATATCAATATTAATTTTTGGAGATGGAGCTATTGATAGAATTGGTGAAATCCCAAGGGGAGTTCCATCTTTAAATTTCCCAAGTTTTAATCAATATTTCCCAATTATCTTCAAGGCAGGACTAGTCCTAGCAGTACTTGGCGCTATTGACTCCTTACTGACATCTCTAGTAGCAGACAATATCTCACAAACAAAACATAATTCTGATAGAGAACTTATTGGTCAAGGAATAGGAAATGCTGTTGCAGGTCTTTTTTCAGGTTTACCTGGGGCAGGAGCAACCATGAGAACAGTTATAAATGTTAAATCTGGAGGATCAACCCCCATCTCTGGCATGGTTCACTCAGTCGTATTGTTGATAGTTTTAGTTGGTGCGGGACCTTTAGCTGAGCAAATACCAACTGCATTGCTAGCAGGAATTCTTATAAAAGTAGGCCTGGATATTATTGATTGGGGATTCTTGAGGAGAGCTCACAAATTATCTTTAAAAACATCAGTAGTAATGTACGGCGTACTTTTAATGACTGTTTTTTGGGATTTAATTTGGGCAGTTTTAGTAGGTGTATTCATAGCAAATATGCTCACTATTGATTCAATAACTGAAACTCAACTAGAAGGTATGGATGAGGATAATCCTTTATCAGAAGATGATCAAGCAAAAAATGCATTACCTGCTGATGAAAAAGCACTTCTGGATAGATGCTCAGGAGAAGTAATGTTATTTAGACTAAAAGGACCACTTAGTTTTGGAGCAGCTAAAGGTATATCTGAGAGAATGATGCTTGTAAGAAACTACAAGGTTTTAATATTAGACATCACTGATGTACCAAGACTAGGAGTCACGGCTACTCTCGCGATAGAGGATATGATGCAAGAAGCAAAAAATAATTCCAGGAAAGCATTTGTTGCTGGTGCGAATGAAAAAGTTAAAGATAGATTAGCTAAGTTTGGAGTTGAAGGCATTATTGAAACAAGAAAAGAAGCTTTAGAAACTGCTCTAAATGAAATAGCCCTGTAA
- a CDS encoding sodium-dependent bicarbonate transport family permease, translated as MEINPILQNVLAPPVLFFLIGAISVLFKSDLEIPAPLPKLFSLYLLLAIGFKGGIEIQKSGFTDQVLPTLSAAILMSLVIPLIGFLILRFKFDVFNSAAIAAAYGSISAVTFISAESFLESQKIAFDGFMVGALALMESPAIIVGLLLVKFAAPKNRPKSRKMHLSSILHESLLNGSVYLLLSSLIVGFLTASSNPSGIEKMEPFTGQLFYGAECFFLLDMGIVAAQRLPRLKNAGSFLIGFAIFMPLFNAFIGVFVARFLALGPGNALLFVVLCASASYLAVPAAMRMTVPEAKSSYYISTTLGLTFPFNIVLGIPIYMSLVNTIIPLSPL; from the coding sequence ATGGAAATAAATCCAATTCTGCAAAATGTACTAGCCCCACCAGTTCTTTTCTTTTTGATTGGAGCAATATCAGTACTCTTTAAATCTGATTTGGAAATACCAGCTCCATTACCAAAACTCTTTTCGTTATATCTGCTCTTAGCAATTGGGTTTAAAGGAGGTATAGAGATACAGAAAAGTGGATTTACTGATCAAGTATTGCCTACTCTAAGCGCTGCAATACTTATGTCACTAGTAATCCCGCTTATTGGATTTTTAATTTTAAGATTTAAGTTTGATGTCTTTAATTCAGCCGCCATAGCAGCAGCATACGGTTCAATTAGTGCTGTTACATTTATTTCCGCAGAAAGTTTTTTGGAGAGTCAAAAAATAGCTTTTGATGGGTTTATGGTTGGTGCCTTAGCTTTAATGGAATCTCCTGCAATAATTGTTGGATTATTACTTGTGAAATTTGCAGCCCCCAAAAATAGACCAAAATCAAGAAAAATGCATTTAAGCTCAATTTTACACGAATCGCTTTTGAATGGCTCAGTTTATTTATTGCTCTCAAGCTTGATTGTAGGATTTCTCACTGCTTCCAGTAATCCCTCAGGAATTGAAAAAATGGAGCCTTTTACTGGACAATTGTTCTATGGGGCAGAATGCTTCTTCTTGTTAGATATGGGAATAGTTGCTGCTCAAAGATTGCCGAGACTGAAAAATGCGGGTTCGTTCTTGATTGGATTTGCAATTTTCATGCCTTTATTTAATGCATTTATAGGTGTTTTCGTTGCAAGATTCTTAGCTTTAGGACCTGGCAATGCACTTTTATTTGTGGTTTTATGTGCTAGTGCCTCGTATCTAGCAGTCCCTGCTGCTATGCGGATGACAGTCCCAGAAGCAAAATCTAGTTATTATATTTCAACAACACTAGGGCTAACTTTCCCATTCAATATCGTTCTTGGTATTCCAATATACATGAGTTTAGTAAATACTATTATCCCTCTTTCTCCTCTATAA
- a CDS encoding transcriptional regulator: protein MKRLDLIFSERELDAIIKTLEKANVPGYTVMKHATGRGPERVVTEDMEFTGFGSNVHVIVFCEQELIDKMRDNIRDDLSYYGGVAYISEATPL from the coding sequence ATGAAAAGATTAGACTTAATATTTAGTGAACGAGAACTAGATGCAATCATTAAAACATTAGAAAAAGCTAATGTTCCTGGATATACAGTTATGAAACATGCAACGGGTAGAGGTCCTGAAAGAGTTGTTACTGAAGATATGGAATTTACAGGATTTGGATCGAATGTTCATGTAATTGTTTTTTGTGAACAAGAATTAATAGATAAAATGAGAGACAATATTAGGGATGATTTAAGCTATTACGGAGGTGTCGCTTATATTTCTGAAGCAACTCCACTATAA
- a CDS encoding FAD-dependent oxidoreductase, translating into MEIIESDVVIIGGGPAGCTCALYTSRSNLKTVILDKNPSVGALAITHQIANYPGVPVDISGDKLLTLMREQAVQYGTDYRRAQVFGIDASGEWKIVYTPEGTFKAKALVLASGAMGRPASFKGEADFLGKGVSYCATCDGAFYKNREVAVVGVNKEAIEEATVLTKFASTVHWITSSDPKSDNEEAMELMDNSNIKHWSRTRLLEILGDDMGVNGVVVKNKQEENPINLNLDGVFVYMSGSKPITDFLGDQIALKEDGGVIVDDFMSTNSDGVWAIGDIRNTPFKQAVVAASDGCIAAMSIDRYLNSRKNIRVDWIHS; encoded by the coding sequence TTGGAAATTATTGAGTCAGATGTAGTTATTATCGGAGGAGGCCCGGCCGGATGTACCTGCGCACTTTATACATCTCGTTCAAACTTAAAAACGGTAATTCTAGATAAAAATCCATCTGTTGGAGCCTTAGCAATAACTCATCAAATAGCTAATTATCCAGGAGTTCCAGTTGATATAAGTGGGGATAAATTACTCACTTTAATGAGAGAACAGGCTGTGCAATACGGCACAGACTATAGAAGAGCACAAGTTTTTGGAATAGACGCTAGTGGAGAATGGAAAATAGTTTATACACCCGAAGGCACTTTCAAAGCTAAAGCACTTGTACTTGCAAGTGGTGCTATGGGTAGGCCTGCATCATTTAAGGGTGAAGCGGATTTTCTTGGCAAAGGAGTAAGTTATTGTGCTACGTGTGATGGGGCTTTTTATAAAAATAGAGAAGTCGCCGTTGTTGGAGTGAACAAGGAGGCAATTGAAGAGGCAACTGTTCTAACTAAATTCGCATCAACTGTTCATTGGATTACATCAAGTGATCCTAAATCAGATAATGAAGAAGCTATGGAATTGATGGATAATTCAAATATAAAACATTGGAGTAGAACAAGATTGTTGGAAATATTGGGTGATGATATGGGTGTTAATGGGGTTGTTGTAAAAAATAAGCAAGAAGAAAATCCTATTAATTTAAATTTAGATGGAGTCTTTGTTTATATGAGTGGTTCAAAGCCAATTACTGATTTCTTAGGGGATCAAATTGCTCTAAAAGAAGACGGAGGAGTTATTGTCGATGACTTTATGTCTACAAACTCTGATGGAGTATGGGCTATTGGAGATATAAGAAATACACCATTTAAGCAAGCCGTCGTAGCAGCTTCTGATGGATGCATTGCAGCAATGTCAATTGATAGATATCTAAATAGTAGAAAAAATATAAGAGTTGATTGGATTCACTCTTAA
- a CDS encoding AarF/ABC1/UbiB kinase family protein, which produces MSYQILHYRLKKLKRALLIWKTLILLLINLWLDNIRFTIFQTKSDTKSRVQIRRARWFTNQLIKLGSAFIKIGQLLSARPDLIPNTWIKELSKLQDQVPNFSYTQVEETIREELGSKFKEIDQILCDPVGSASLAQVHRATLKDGKKVVFKVQRPNLKELFIIDLSIMQQIAGLLQKNKNWSRGRNWVEIAKECKKVLMKELDFNCEAQYAARFRQQFLDDENVEVPEVIWDMSSEKVLCLSYLEGTKISDLEKLQSQEIDLPKIAEIGAISYLKQLVNYGFFHADPHPGNLAVSNKSKLIFYDFGMMGNISNNLQTRLGAMVKAAALRDASSLVNQLQQAGLISKDIDVGPVRRLVRLMLKEALTPPFSPNIIEKLSGDLYELVYETPFQLPVDLIFVMRALSTFEGVGRMLDPGFNLVSVTKPYLIELMTSNNQTPNDLINQFGRQVGELGSKAVGIPKRIDESLERLEQGDLQLQIRMGESDRQFKKMFTAQKTLGHSILIGSLSIASALLVTNKQNNFALLPLFFALPISIDWIKCQLSMRKGSRLEKLKR; this is translated from the coding sequence ATGAGTTACCAAATTCTTCATTATCGTTTAAAAAAATTGAAGAGGGCCTTGCTTATTTGGAAAACTCTGATTCTGCTTTTAATAAATTTGTGGCTAGATAATATTAGATTTACAATTTTCCAAACTAAAAGTGATACAAAAAGTAGGGTCCAAATTAGAAGAGCGAGATGGTTTACTAATCAATTAATAAAGCTTGGTTCAGCATTTATTAAAATTGGACAATTATTGTCCGCGAGACCTGATTTAATTCCTAATACCTGGATAAAGGAATTGTCTAAATTGCAGGATCAAGTTCCTAATTTTTCATATACCCAAGTTGAAGAAACTATCAGAGAAGAGCTAGGATCTAAGTTTAAAGAAATAGATCAAATATTATGCGATCCTGTTGGATCAGCATCACTGGCTCAGGTTCATAGAGCAACTTTAAAAGATGGTAAGAAAGTAGTATTTAAAGTTCAAAGACCGAATCTAAAAGAATTATTTATTATCGATTTAAGCATAATGCAACAGATAGCAGGATTGTTGCAGAAAAATAAGAATTGGAGTCGAGGTAGAAACTGGGTTGAAATTGCTAAAGAGTGTAAGAAAGTTCTAATGAAGGAGCTTGATTTTAATTGCGAAGCACAATATGCAGCAAGATTTAGACAGCAATTTCTTGATGATGAAAATGTTGAAGTTCCTGAAGTAATTTGGGATATGAGCAGTGAAAAAGTACTTTGTTTAAGTTATCTAGAAGGAACAAAAATAAGTGATCTAGAAAAATTACAATCCCAAGAAATTGATTTACCTAAAATTGCAGAAATAGGTGCCATTAGCTATTTAAAACAATTAGTAAATTACGGTTTTTTTCATGCAGACCCTCATCCAGGAAATCTAGCAGTTTCAAATAAGAGTAAATTAATTTTTTATGATTTTGGAATGATGGGCAATATCTCAAATAACCTTCAAACAAGATTAGGGGCAATGGTTAAGGCTGCTGCTTTAAGAGACGCCTCATCACTCGTAAATCAATTACAACAAGCTGGATTAATTTCAAAAGATATTGATGTAGGACCTGTGAGAAGATTAGTCAGATTAATGCTTAAAGAAGCCTTAACTCCACCATTTAGTCCAAATATTATTGAAAAATTATCTGGAGATTTATACGAACTTGTTTATGAAACACCATTTCAACTACCAGTAGATTTAATCTTTGTGATGAGAGCTTTATCAACTTTTGAAGGAGTTGGTAGAATGCTTGACCCAGGGTTTAACCTTGTATCAGTTACCAAGCCTTACTTAATAGAACTTATGACTTCAAATAATCAAACTCCTAACGATTTAATAAACCAATTTGGAAGGCAAGTAGGTGAACTAGGATCGAAAGCTGTTGGAATTCCCAAAAGAATAGATGAAAGTTTAGAAAGATTAGAGCAGGGCGATCTACAATTGCAAATAAGAATGGGAGAGTCTGATAGGCAATTTAAAAAAATGTTTACTGCTCAAAAAACGTTAGGACACTCTATTCTTATTGGAAGCTTATCAATTGCATCAGCTTTACTAGTAACAAATAAACAAAATAATTTTGCATTATTGCCACTTTTTTTTGCACTACCAATAAGTATTGATTGGATAAAATGCCAGTTAAGTATGAGAAAAGGCTCACGCTTAGAAAAACTTAAGCGCTAG
- the eno gene encoding phosphopyruvate hydratase, giving the protein MKETIDFLIDTVEARQVLDSRGNPTVEAEVFLECGASGTAIVPSGASTGAHEAHELRDGGSKYMGKGVLNAVNKIHETISPALCGLSALDQTVVDNLMIEIDGTPNKSNLGANSILAVSLATARASANALDIPLYRYLGDPLSNLLPVPLMNVINGGAHAPNSLDFQEFMLVPHGVNNFSEALRMGTEIFHSLKSLLDKQGLSTAVGDEGGFAPNLSSSEEAGDLLLEAIQKAGFKPGEQVSLALDAASTEFYSDGIYKYEGKNLNSSEMISYLSKLVSNYPIVSIEDGLAEDDWEGWSELNKELGNKVQLVGDDLFVTNTERLRKGIMEKSANSILIKVNQIGTLTETLEAIELAKMSGFTSVISHRSGETEDTTIADLSVATRSGQIKTGSLSRSERIAKYNRLLKIEEELGNQARFAGALGLGPKNI; this is encoded by the coding sequence GTGAAAGAAACTATTGATTTTCTTATTGACACTGTTGAAGCAAGGCAAGTACTTGATTCAAGAGGCAATCCGACTGTAGAGGCAGAAGTATTTTTGGAATGTGGAGCAAGTGGTACAGCAATTGTTCCTAGCGGAGCGAGTACAGGTGCTCATGAGGCACATGAATTAAGAGATGGCGGTTCAAAATATATGGGCAAGGGCGTTTTAAATGCTGTTAATAAAATTCATGAAACAATATCCCCGGCTTTGTGTGGGTTGTCAGCTTTAGATCAAACCGTGGTAGATAACCTAATGATTGAAATTGATGGAACTCCTAATAAGTCTAACCTTGGAGCAAATTCAATCCTTGCAGTAAGTCTTGCAACAGCAAGAGCATCAGCAAATGCTTTAGACATCCCCCTCTATAGGTATCTTGGAGATCCATTATCCAATCTTTTACCAGTCCCATTGATGAATGTAATAAATGGTGGTGCTCACGCACCAAATAGTCTTGATTTTCAGGAATTTATGCTTGTCCCACATGGAGTTAATAATTTCAGTGAAGCATTAAGAATGGGTACTGAAATTTTTCACTCATTAAAATCATTACTTGATAAACAAGGTCTATCTACCGCTGTAGGTGATGAGGGTGGATTTGCCCCTAATTTGTCATCGAGCGAAGAAGCAGGGGACTTATTATTAGAAGCAATTCAAAAAGCTGGATTTAAGCCTGGTGAGCAGGTATCTTTAGCTTTAGATGCTGCAAGTACTGAATTTTATAGTGATGGTATTTATAAATATGAAGGGAAAAATTTAAATAGCTCTGAAATGATTTCATATCTTTCAAAGTTAGTTTCTAATTATCCAATAGTTTCCATAGAGGATGGTTTAGCAGAGGATGATTGGGAGGGTTGGTCAGAATTAAATAAAGAATTAGGAAATAAAGTCCAGCTTGTCGGTGATGATTTATTCGTTACAAATACAGAAAGGTTACGGAAGGGGATTATGGAAAAATCTGCGAATTCAATCTTAATTAAGGTAAATCAAATTGGAACACTAACTGAAACTTTGGAAGCTATTGAGTTGGCAAAAATGTCTGGATTCACAAGTGTTATTAGTCATAGAAGTGGCGAGACTGAAGATACAACAATTGCTGATTTATCTGTGGCCACAAGATCAGGTCAGATTAAAACTGGTTCTTTGAGTAGAAGTGAAAGGATTGCAAAATACAATAGGCTTCTAAAAATTGAGGAGGAATTGGGAAATCAAGCAAGATTCGCTGGCGCTTTAGGTTTAGGACCCAAAAATATATAG